The proteins below are encoded in one region of Peribacillus muralis:
- a CDS encoding electron transfer flavoprotein subunit alpha/FixB family protein: MARKFLVLGEVRDGSLRNVSFEAIGAAKLAADGGEIVGVLVGDSVQNLGNELIQYGADRVVAVENVQLKQYTSDGFAQALLAVIEQEKPEGIFFGHTALGKDLAPKLAGKLESGLISDVTSIEEEGGNIVFTRPIYSGKAFEKKIVTGGVVFATIRPNNIEPLAKDESRSGDVAALNVDIKDLRTIIKDVVRKASEGVDLSEAKVIIAGGRGVKSEDGFEPLKELAQVLGGAVGASRGACDADYCDYSLQIGQTGKVVTPDLYIACGISGAIQHLAGMSNSKVIVAINKDPEANIFNVADYGIVGDLFEVIPLLTEEFKKLKVNA, from the coding sequence ATGGCTAGAAAGTTTCTTGTATTGGGCGAAGTTCGCGACGGTTCACTAAGAAATGTATCATTTGAAGCTATCGGTGCGGCAAAACTTGCTGCTGATGGCGGAGAAATCGTAGGTGTTTTAGTTGGTGACAGTGTTCAAAATCTCGGGAATGAATTGATTCAATATGGTGCAGACCGCGTTGTTGCAGTCGAAAACGTTCAATTGAAGCAATACACTTCAGATGGTTTTGCTCAAGCCTTGCTCGCCGTCATCGAGCAGGAAAAGCCGGAAGGCATTTTCTTCGGCCATACGGCACTTGGAAAAGACCTTGCCCCTAAATTGGCAGGAAAGCTTGAATCAGGATTGATTTCCGACGTGACATCCATTGAAGAAGAAGGCGGAAATATCGTGTTCACCCGGCCGATTTATTCCGGTAAAGCTTTTGAAAAGAAAATTGTTACAGGTGGGGTGGTTTTCGCGACGATCCGCCCGAACAATATTGAGCCATTGGCGAAAGATGAGTCCCGTTCCGGCGATGTAGCGGCATTGAACGTGGATATCAAGGATTTACGCACCATCATAAAAGATGTGGTCAGAAAAGCAAGTGAAGGCGTCGACCTTTCAGAAGCCAAGGTTATCATTGCTGGCGGCCGCGGTGTGAAAAGTGAAGATGGCTTTGAACCTTTGAAGGAGCTGGCACAAGTTCTTGGCGGAGCGGTAGGTGCATCACGTGGTGCATGTGACGCAGACTATTGTGATTATTCGTTGCAAATCGGGCAAACGGGAAAAGTCGTTACACCTGATCTATATATTGCTTGCGGAATCTCTGGAGCCATCCAGCATTTAGCTGGCATGTCCAACTCCAAAGTTATCGTGGCGATCAACAAAGATCCTGAAGCGAACATCTTCAATGTTGCCGACTATGGAATTGTTGGCGATCTTTTCGAAGTCATTCCATTACTGACGGAAGAATTCAAAAAGCTTAAAGTGAACGCATAA
- a CDS encoding electron transfer flavoprotein subunit beta/FixA family protein has translation MNIYVLLKRTFDTEEKITLSNGKINEDGAEFIINPYDEYAVEEAIQVRDAQGGEVTVISVGSEEAEKQLRTALAMGADKAVLINIEDDIENGDQFTTAKIIGEYLKDKSADLIIAGNVAIDGGSGQVGPRVAEILEIPYITTITKLDIADGNVSVIRDVEGDSETIEASLPLLVTAQQGLNEPRYPSLPGIMKAKKKPLEELELDDLDLEEDDVEAKTKTIEIYLPAKKEAGKVLSGEIGDQVSELVQLLRSEAKVI, from the coding sequence GTGAACATTTATGTGCTGCTGAAAAGAACATTCGATACAGAAGAAAAAATTACATTATCAAACGGGAAAATTAATGAGGATGGAGCAGAATTCATCATTAATCCGTATGATGAGTATGCTGTTGAAGAAGCCATCCAAGTGCGTGATGCACAAGGCGGCGAAGTAACGGTCATTTCCGTCGGAAGCGAAGAGGCTGAGAAGCAATTGCGTACAGCTCTTGCAATGGGTGCAGATAAAGCGGTATTGATCAATATCGAAGATGATATAGAAAATGGCGACCAATTCACGACTGCCAAAATCATTGGCGAATACTTAAAAGACAAATCGGCCGATTTAATCATTGCAGGGAATGTGGCAATCGATGGCGGTTCAGGTCAAGTCGGTCCACGCGTTGCCGAAATTTTAGAAATTCCTTATATTACAACAATCACTAAATTGGATATTGCAGATGGAAATGTAAGCGTTATCCGTGATGTTGAAGGAGATTCCGAAACGATTGAAGCTTCCCTTCCATTGTTGGTTACCGCTCAGCAAGGATTAAATGAACCGCGTTACCCTTCTTTGCCAGGGATCATGAAAGCGAAGAAAAAACCGCTTGAAGAATTGGAATTGGATGATCTGGACCTGGAAGAGGATGATGTTGAAGCGAAAACGAAAACGATTGAAATCTACCTTCCAGCAAAAAAAGAAGCAGGAAAAGTGTTGAGTGGCGAGATCGGTGACCAAGTTAGCGAACTTGTTCAGTTATTACGCAGCGAAGCTAAAGTGATTTAA
- a CDS encoding enoyl-CoA hydratase, translated as MEYLKLSIEDHVAFITIDHAPANALSSAIIGEIGDAFDQIGQNEDVRAVLLHGEGRFFSAGADIKEFTEVKNGEAFIALTKKGQEVFEKIESFPKPVIAAIHGAALGGGLELAMACHIRLVTERAKLGLPELQLGLIPGFAGTQRLPRYVGMAKAAEMLFTSEPITGTQAVERGLANHAFSEEELLPKANELARKIARKSPVALKAAIELLNYSKHDSYYKGVDREAALFGKAFDTADAKEGIQAFIEKREAVFKGK; from the coding sequence ATGGAATACCTGAAGCTTTCTATCGAAGATCATGTGGCATTCATAACGATTGATCACGCACCCGCGAACGCACTGTCCTCAGCCATCATCGGGGAGATAGGGGATGCCTTCGATCAAATCGGGCAAAACGAAGATGTACGAGCTGTCCTTCTTCATGGCGAAGGAAGATTCTTCTCGGCGGGAGCTGACATTAAAGAGTTTACTGAAGTGAAAAATGGTGAAGCGTTCATAGCGTTGACCAAAAAAGGCCAAGAAGTGTTTGAGAAAATCGAATCGTTTCCTAAGCCGGTCATTGCCGCCATCCATGGTGCAGCGCTTGGAGGAGGGCTGGAGCTGGCCATGGCCTGCCACATCCGTTTAGTAACCGAAAGGGCCAAGCTGGGCTTGCCTGAGCTGCAGTTGGGATTAATCCCTGGTTTTGCTGGCACACAGCGTCTTCCTCGTTATGTCGGTATGGCCAAAGCAGCTGAAATGCTCTTTACAAGTGAACCGATCACAGGCACTCAAGCTGTGGAAAGGGGTCTGGCGAATCATGCTTTCAGTGAGGAAGAACTGCTTCCGAAGGCAAATGAGCTGGCCCGTAAAATAGCCAGGAAAAGCCCGGTTGCTTTAAAGGCGGCCATCGAGTTATTGAATTATTCCAAGCATGATTCCTACTATAAAGGCGTGGATAGGGAAGCGGCCCTTTTTGGCAAAGCTTTTGATACGGCTGATGCAAAAGAAGGAATTCAGGCCTTCATCGAAAAAAGGGAAGCTGTATTCAAAGGGAAATAA
- a CDS encoding TetR/AcrR family transcriptional regulator, which translates to MKRNRPKYNQIIDAAVIVIAQNGYYQAQVSKIAKQAGVADGTIYLYFKNKEDILISLFHEKMGYFVEQIEEELKGKSTASEKMHVLIQKHFQILSEDVNLAIVTQLELRQSNKELRLRINDVLRGYLNLIDQIIIEGKEKGEFLPDLNNLLARQMIFGTIDETVTTWVMNEQKYSLSDLAPDVHRLLLGGCAFKS; encoded by the coding sequence GTGAAACGCAACAGACCAAAGTATAATCAAATTATTGACGCAGCCGTCATCGTCATTGCCCAAAACGGCTATTATCAAGCTCAAGTATCCAAAATCGCCAAGCAGGCAGGCGTAGCGGATGGCACCATCTATCTTTATTTTAAAAATAAAGAAGATATTTTAATATCATTATTTCATGAAAAGATGGGCTATTTTGTTGAACAGATCGAAGAAGAACTCAAAGGGAAATCCACAGCATCCGAAAAAATGCATGTGCTCATCCAGAAACATTTTCAAATCCTTTCAGAAGACGTGAATTTGGCAATTGTCACCCAATTGGAATTAAGGCAGTCGAATAAAGAATTGCGCCTAAGAATCAATGATGTGTTGAGAGGGTATTTAAATTTAATCGACCAGATCATCATTGAAGGCAAAGAGAAAGGCGAATTCCTGCCGGATTTAAATAATTTACTTGCAAGGCAGATGATATTTGGAACGATAGACGAAACGGTGACGACATGGGTCATGAATGAGCAAAAGTATTCGCTCTCGGACCTTGCACCGGATGTTCATCGCCTTCTGCTTGGAGGATGCGCCTTTAAAAGTTAA
- a CDS encoding long-chain-fatty-acid--CoA ligase — translation MSQKPWQAIYPEQIPAVLSYEDKPLYSFLKESAEEFPDKASIHFQGKELSYREVYESALKFAAYLKSIGLQKGERVAVMLPNCPQGVIAFFGILMAGGIVVQTNPTYTERELEYQLKDSGAKMILVMDILFPRVTAIASRTNIEHIIVTAIKEYLPFPKNLIYPFIQKKQYGIVVKIEHAGNHHLFTEIMKRKIPEEVAEPIDVNEDLALLQYTGGTTGFPKGVMLTHKNLLANTKMCNAWLYKNRRGEERVLAILPFFHVYGMTTVLVLSVMEGNTMIIMPKFDIEATLKTIQKQKPTMFPGAPTMYIGLLNHPDIAKYDLSSINACISGSAALPLEVQEQFEKLTGGKLVEGYGLSETSPVTHANFIWDQPRVKGSIGLPWPDTDSVILSLETGEELPPNEIGEIAIKGPQVMQGYWNRPEETESTFKNGWLLTGDLGYMDEQGFFYVVERKKDTIIAGGFNIYPREVEEVLYEHEAIQEVVVAGIPDPYRGETVKAYVVLKKNASATEAELNEFARKNLASYKVPRSYEFREELPKTTIGKILRRVLIEEEKKKLSDERKEA, via the coding sequence GCATCGATTCATTTCCAGGGAAAGGAATTATCGTACCGCGAAGTTTATGAATCGGCTTTAAAGTTCGCAGCCTATTTAAAAAGCATCGGCCTTCAAAAGGGAGAACGCGTAGCCGTCATGCTTCCTAACTGTCCTCAAGGTGTCATAGCCTTTTTTGGGATATTGATGGCCGGCGGAATCGTCGTTCAAACGAATCCAACTTATACGGAACGTGAACTTGAGTATCAACTGAAAGATTCCGGGGCGAAGATGATTTTAGTGATGGACATTTTATTTCCACGTGTCACTGCAATCGCTTCAAGAACGAATATCGAACATATCATTGTAACCGCTATCAAGGAATATTTACCTTTTCCGAAAAACCTTATCTATCCGTTCATTCAAAAAAAGCAATATGGCATCGTCGTTAAAATCGAGCATGCAGGAAATCATCATTTGTTCACCGAAATCATGAAACGAAAAATTCCTGAGGAAGTCGCTGAGCCGATCGACGTGAATGAGGACCTTGCTCTTTTGCAATATACAGGCGGGACAACGGGCTTTCCAAAGGGGGTCATGCTTACTCATAAGAACTTATTGGCCAATACGAAAATGTGCAATGCTTGGCTTTATAAAAATAGGCGCGGAGAGGAAAGGGTCCTGGCCATTTTGCCATTTTTCCATGTGTATGGGATGACGACGGTATTGGTTCTTTCCGTCATGGAAGGGAATACGATGATCATCATGCCGAAGTTCGATATTGAAGCGACGCTGAAAACCATTCAAAAACAGAAACCGACAATGTTTCCAGGTGCGCCGACGATGTATATCGGCCTACTGAACCATCCGGATATAGCCAAGTATGACCTGTCTTCCATCAATGCGTGTATAAGCGGTTCTGCTGCTTTGCCATTGGAGGTTCAGGAGCAATTCGAAAAACTCACGGGCGGTAAGCTGGTTGAGGGCTATGGACTATCGGAAACCTCTCCGGTCACTCATGCTAATTTCATTTGGGATCAGCCCCGGGTAAAAGGAAGCATCGGACTGCCATGGCCAGATACGGACTCTGTGATCTTGTCCCTGGAAACGGGCGAAGAACTTCCGCCGAATGAAATTGGCGAAATAGCCATAAAAGGGCCACAAGTGATGCAGGGATACTGGAATCGACCGGAAGAAACGGAAAGCACGTTTAAAAATGGCTGGCTGCTTACCGGCGATTTGGGCTACATGGATGAACAGGGATTCTTTTATGTGGTCGAAAGGAAAAAAGATACCATCATTGCCGGAGGGTTTAATATATACCCGCGTGAGGTGGAAGAGGTACTTTACGAGCATGAGGCGATTCAGGAAGTTGTTGTGGCAGGCATACCTGATCCATATCGTGGTGAGACCGTCAAAGCCTATGTTGTCCTGAAAAAAAATGCCAGTGCGACCGAAGCTGAATTGAATGAATTTGCCAGAAAGAACCTGGCTTCCTATAAGGTACCGCGCAGTTATGAATTCAGGGAGGAATTGCCTAAGACGACGATAGGAAAGATTTTGAGAAGAGTCCTGATCGAAGAAGAAAAGAAAAAGCTTTCCGACGAAAGAAAAGAAGCGTAA